The region ATTATTAAGGAGGAAACTTCTATGAAAATGACGTTTCAACCAAAAAAGAAACAAAGAAGCCGCGAACATGGTTTCCGTAAACGTATGAGAACTGCTTCAGGTCGTGAAGTTTTACGCCGTCGCAGACAGAAGGGCCGTAAAGCTTTAACTGCGTAATTACATCGTTTTCTATTTTGAGAAAAAGGGCTGCATTCGTAGCCTTTTTTTATCGTTATTATATTGTGATGTTGTGATCACTAGCATATAGGGAAGGAATTAAGGGGAGAGATGGCAGATTTGCCGCCACTTGCACATTTACGTCGCTATAATCGCTTAAAAGCCAGTTAT is a window of Amygdalobacter nucleatus DNA encoding:
- the rpmH gene encoding 50S ribosomal protein L34, translated to MKMTFQPKKKQRSREHGFRKRMRTASGREVLRRRRQKGRKALTA